A stretch of Episyrphus balteatus chromosome 2, idEpiBalt1.1, whole genome shotgun sequence DNA encodes these proteins:
- the LOC129910494 gene encoding putative uncharacterized protein DDB_G0277255: MATTLGKVDLEKLKLDVQVKFDKIREALNVREKLLLRQIDVILTSRQHKNASASSVSVLSSTTNNNPRRSTNAGQTPPATTSSECDEIQLIADNEENILNSIRSYGKFNLDNINLALQDLYINEDYIAPGIDHDTMYKCLSNNSSDASNGNDEESIVVDFSTNKKLIRDNVSSMNESIINITLNEAKELIRKSNKLSGTATTTATETDAPIMPLNLEGILDEDEFDDVDGDGMPAAPTHSKSSQTIENSKRKLRFKPKITINNCNGTINLKNISNLTINCATEDSFKATEPTSATNNKNGDLPKSTTVTTNTTTSTSSAGSNHSSNSSANSASSSNAISPQQNDKKRHNVDVEFNDDDRSATCEFYNRLLNEIKNSLKQKSPKIITDNQRYVSGTTDNDDEDERQPVTSTTTDDSNGNETSSKTTSQSMPMAPNKKLVLRNFENLKIILEANDNSDAMRPVQIEQWLAEIISETEIEPMQNTDILEHSKIHGETC, from the exons atggCGACGACATTGGGAAAAGTTGACTTGGAAAag CTTAAACTAGATGTTCAagttaaatttgataaaattcgcGAAGCCCTTAATGTCCGTGAAAAGCTTTTGTTGCGACAAATCGATGTCATCCTCACCAGTCGACAGCACAAAAATGCATCTGCCTCGTCTGTGTCTGTCTTATCttcaacaacaaataataatccACGAAGAAGCACAAATGCTGGACAAACTCCACCAGCAACCACATCTTCCGAATGCGATGAAATACAATTAATTGCTGACAACGAAGAGAATATCTTGAATTCCATTCGATCTTATGGAAAATTCAATTTGGACAATATCAATTTGGCTTTGCAAGATTTGTACATAAACGAGGACTACATTGCACCTGGAATTGACCATGACACAATGTACAAGTGTCTGAGTAATAATTCCAGCGATGCTAGCAATGGCAACGATGAGGAATCAATTGTTGTTGACTTCTCGACGAATAAGAAACTTATTCGTGATAATGTCAGCAGCATGAATGAATCCATCATCAATATAACATTGAATGAAGCCAAAGAATTGATTCGGAAGTCGAACAAGCTGTCTGGGACAGCAACGACTACCGCCACTGAAACAGATGCACCAATAATGCCTTTGAATTTGGAAG gaATTCTCGATGAAGATGAATTTGATGACGTTGATGGTGATGGCATGCCAGCAGCACCAACCCATTCAAAATCTTCACAAACTATCGAAAACAGCAAACGCAAATTACGCTTTAAGCCAAAAATCACAATCAACAATTGCAATGGCACCATCAAtttgaaaaacatttcaaaTCTAACAATCAATTGTGCTACCGAAGATTCGTTTAAAGCAACCGAACCGACAAGTgcgacaaataataaaaatggcgACTTACCAAAGAGTACCACTGTCACAACCAACACAACAACTTCGACCAGCAGTGCTGGCAGCAATCACAGCAGCAATAGCAGTGCCAATAGTGCTTCCAGCAGCAATGCAATTTCACCTcaacaaaatgataaaaaacgtCATAATGTTGATGTCGAATTCAATGATGATGATCGATCGGCTACTTGTGAATTCTATAATCGTCTGTTGAATGAAATCAAAAATAGTCTTAAACAGAAGTCTCCTaaaattataaccgataatcaGCGTTATGTTAGTGGAACGACGGACAATGATGATGAGGATGAACGTCAACCAGTGACTTCTACCACAACTGACGATAGCAATGGCAATGAGACATCATCAAAGACGACATCACAATCGATGCCAATGGCACCAAATAAAAAGTTGGTTTTGAggaatttcgaaaatttgaaaattatcctGGAAGCCAACGATAATAGCGATGCAATGCGACCAGTTCAGATTGAACAGTGGCTGGCTGAGATTATATCGGAAACAGAAATTGAACCAATGCAAAATACTGATATATTGGAGCACAGTAAGATTCATGGTGAGACTTGTTGA